One genomic segment of Rhinopithecus roxellana isolate Shanxi Qingling chromosome 6, ASM756505v1, whole genome shotgun sequence includes these proteins:
- the LOC104674942 gene encoding olfactory receptor 2A1/2A42-like, translating into MVKNQTMVTEFLLLGFLLDPRIQILLFGLFSLFYAFTLLGNGTILGLISLDSRLHTPMYFFLSHLGVVDITYACNTVPQMLVNLLHPAKPISFAGCMMQTFPFLTFGHSECLLLVVMSYDRYVAICHPLQYSVIMTWRVCITLAITSWTCGSLLALVHVVLILRLPFCGPHEINHFFYEILSVLRLACADTWLNQVVIFAACVFFLVGPLCLVLVSYSCTLMAILRIQSGEGRRKAFSTCSSHLCVVGLFFGSAIIMYMAPKSCHPEEQQKILFLFYSFFNPMLNPLIYSLRNVEVKGALRRALCKESHS; encoded by the coding sequence ATGGTGAAAAATCAGACAATGGTCACAGAGTTCCTCCTGCTGGGATTTCTCCTGGACCCAAGGATTCAGATTCTCCTCTTTGGGCTCTTCTCCCTGTTTTATGCCTTCACCCTACTGGGGAATGGGACTATCCTGGGGCTCATCTCACTGGACTCCAGACTCCACACCCCCATGTACTTCTTCCTCTCACACCTGGGTGTTGTCGACATCACCTATGCCTGCAACACGGTGCCTCAGATGCTGGTGAACCTCCTGCATCCAGCCAAGCCCATCTCTTTTGCTGGCTGCATGATGCAGACCTTTCCCTTTTTGACTTTTGGACACAGCGAATGTCTCCTGCTGGTGGTGATGTCCTACGATCGTTACGTGGCCATTTGCCACCCTCTCCAATATTCCGTCATCATGACCTGGAGAGTCTGCATCACCCTGGCCATCACTTCTTGGACATGTGGCTCCCTCCTGGCTCTGGTCCATGTGGTTCTCATCCTAAGACTGCCCTTCTGCGGGCCTCATGAAATCAACCACTTCTTCTATGAAATCCTGTCTGTTCTCAGGCTGGCCTGTGCTGACACCTGGCTCAACCAGGTGGTCATCTTTGCAGCCTGTGTGTTCTTTCTGGTGGGGCCGCTCTGCCTGGTGCTGGTCTCCTACTCATGCACCCTGATGGCCATCCTGAGGATCCAGTCTGGGGAGGGCCGCAGAAAGGCCTTCTCcacctgctcctcccacctctgtgTGGTGGGGCTCTTCTTTGGCAGTGCCATCATCATGTACATGGCCCCCAAGTCCTGCCATCCTGAGGAGCAGCAAAAGatcctttttctattttacagttttttcaaCCCAATGCTGAACCCCCTGATTTACAGCCTGAGGAACGTAGAGGTCAAGGGTGCCCTGAGAAGAGCATTGTGCAAGGAAAGTCATTCCTAA